DNA from Tripterygium wilfordii isolate XIE 37 chromosome 15, ASM1340144v1, whole genome shotgun sequence:
GGAGGAAGTACTATTTGGTTTGCTATTGTGCTATAAGTACATGAGACTGACTTTAAGTTAGTTTAGGGTCTATCAGCCTTGAAGTTCTGAGCAAGTTAGTGTTCTGGATGTCCAGCTTTTGTAGTAAACATTTTAGAATCGATCAGCCTGGTAGCTACTTAGTATTTCACTATTTTGTTGTTTAAGGttctttttgtttgcttttatTGCTGTTTTTGTTGCGTTTCGGCCTTGTACTGTCTTTCTCTTGCTAGGTTTGGTCCTTCTTGGTGAACCTTTAACAcataaatttcttttgcattaaaaaaaggCAGTGCATATAGAGGCAGGTTATGTTTATTTTTCCATAGGCATTGTTCCATGACTGCTCTACCATTTATAAAGTTTTTACCTTGAATTCATGGTTTATTCATATGCCATGCCAAAAAATGCCATCTTCAGCTACAGCAATCTGGAAGGGCTGGGGAAGACAGTGTAGCAACTTGTGAGAAACTGAAGAGTGATTTGCAGGCAGTGTTCAATGTGCTTCCCATGGACATGCAGCTCTTCTGCAAGAAGTCAAGAAATGACACAACTTCCTGGGCTCTTTCTTGTACAAGGCTGCATTTGTGCATGATTGTTCCTTTTGGTGAGATTGTCCTTTGTAGCTCTACACCTCATGGTATATTACgaaaaacaagagaaataacACTCATTTTTAACTCTGTTTCCAGATGTGTGAGAATAGAAGGACATTCCATTCTCTTGCCAAgagcatttcttttcttttgcagaTGTCAGTAGTCCAGACAAATTGGATCATTCACGAATATGGTCTTCAACTAAAATATGGgcaagctcttgctgaaaatcTTCATTATTGGGCTTTAGCTTCCGGGCCTGCTGGGCTTTATATCATTCGTAACCTAATCCCATATTAAACATTTTTGTGAACACATTTTAGTGAGCAGTAAGACTCTAGACTGTCTAGTAACCCATAAACCATTTTGTGAGTTGCAAGTTGGGATATATATATCAATCTTGACAAACCATGCATGCATGTCATTACTCATTAGGTTTGAAGATtccactttgattttaataaaggTGAGTCTGTCTGTCAATTATTTCTGGGAAAGGGTAGGGTAGGTAGGACCCGCTGTTTGATTTTGGATAGATAGATGAGACAGGTATGGTAGGGTTGTGGATTAGATTGCCACGTGAGGACGGTGATGGTCAATCACATTCTGTTTCTTGTTTTGTCACCTTGACAGAAAAATACCACGCTGAACGCACAAGTCACCGAAGCAGGACCCTGTAAAGCAAAGCATTGCCACCATAAAATTTCAATGTACCAAAACTGCTCTCTCTGTTTTTGCCCTTTCAAGATCAGAATCAATGGACATCACCAgcataaaattaaaatgtacGTATCAAAACTGTTCTCTTTGTTTTTACCCTTTCAGGATCAGGATCAGGATCAGTGGACATATATCACCAgcacaaaattaaaatgtaccAAAAATattgttgtctttgtttttgccCTTTCAGGCTTTCAGTATCAAACTATCAATGGACATATCACCAGCATAAAATCTATTCCCTCACTTGTGTAGCTAGGTGGGTGGGTGGGTGTGTTTGAAGAATCATGACCTAACACAGCTAATCTTTTGGCCCATCGCATTATTGAGTCTATAATATAATCATACAACCAATACTGTTTGATTTTTGGTTGTATATCTCGCAACAGAAATACAAATTTATACAGCTTTTGTTTACTAGTACTAAATCTCAAGTTATCAAAGTGTTTGCTAAAAGAAGAACATTTACACGGAATCAAAGACACTGATTGTTTCAAGTAATCTAGCTCACAACTGACATGCAATGGGATCTCCTCTCCTCGATCTCCTAAGGGCTAAGACTGCCTTGCTTTAACAATCAATCAATAAATCAAAGAAATCTACAACTGTTTACTTTTCGAGGAATTCCCACTTCCAACCTTATCATCTCGTCTTCAATGAATATGGAATTTTCGATTGACCACAACTTACTTACacaattaaacaattaaccaactGAAGCTTCTAGGAGTACCATTTTCCATTTAAAATGCAATTATTAGGAATCAGGATAACTCTAATCCTCAACCAACCATTTCAAATTTCATGTCTGTAGACATTCTGATTAATTTGCTGTCCAAAAAGAAGGGCTGGATCATCTGAAAGTATTTCTGATTCCAGATTTAGCAGATACACAAACAAAAATTGAACAACACTGAAGTAatttcctcatctaatctttaATTCTTTATGATATAAGTTAAAGCCAAAAGACATATTAACATGCGTCAAAAATaggaaagaaaaatggaaaaatctAACTCAAACTTTTGCTATACATGGTAGCTAGGATCTTAATCATGCCAGCGGAGAAGCATAACAACACATCTCCTTATTATGTAGAGCCTACCTCTTCCTTCTCTGAGGAATTCACCAAGCCTGGCTTTACATGAAAACCTTCTTTTAGACCCTCCAATTGAACTACTTTTCGCCTTCATCGCTCTTTAATTTGGCTGCCTGACTTaactgtttctttttctttttgagtatCTATCTCCAGATATATAGTTCTGGCTCTCACTGGGTACTGTGAGGTTCACCTTGCAGTGAGTTGCATGAAAAAAAAGGGCAACAAGGCAGGCTATTCTTATAGGGGAATCAAGGGTCTGGTCCAGTCAGTCATGGGGTCACCTGGGCCCAATAAAGAACAAAACCTGGCTCACCAGGCGCTGCACTATGGACCCCTACTAGTGGCAAGCAACACAAACAGTCATGAAAGATGGAAAGTGTTGGGAACTTCTCTATCTGTTTTTCTCTGAAGGGAAATTTCTTTCCTAGACCCTCTACGCactgaaagaaaacaaaataagtaTTATTGAGTTGTCCTTAATTCACATATTATCTTGGGATGCTAATTGGTatgaatcaatcaatcaatcaggGGAATTGGTTTCATATGTAAACTAGCTTGTTTCATATGACCAAAAATGCATCGAAAATGAAATTCAGGGACTGAGCTTATAGTGAACCTGCTGCTCTCTTGGCCTCTTCCCCGGCCATAGTGTCAAAATCAAATGCTCGGCTTTGTCATCAACTGAGGTCGGGGATACCTAGCTAGCTACTCGTAGGGGTAATATCCATCCTCTTCAATTTATCATGCAACATATATACGTACCAAATTAACCACTCGATTTTCCTAGCTTGTTTCTACAGTGAATGAATTAATGATAATATTAGGGAAGATGCATAGCTGTATGGCACGGCTAGCAACACTGGTCACGTGATTTCCACGAGACATACATGGTCCCTGTCTGTGACATGGAAGACAAACCTAGCTTGTTTATATACGGTGTGTTTATGTATGAGCAATGCACATTATTTTAGTCTGTCATGCCATCGCCTTCGCCTGATCTAGTTCTATCTTGTCTGTTCTGTTGgggctttctttcttttttcacgAATGATTATGAACTCCTTGCTTTTCCTAGCTATCTCTGGCAGTAGAAACTAATTCTacgaatatatatacatatatatatgatatggcCCATGACCatgtttgaattttcaaatttgGCCAAGATGACCACGTACACTCTGACTCAAAAATGAATCATATATCACCAACTCATcatcatataattaagatacTCTATATTTTCAGTCCACGGAGAAGATCCGGCTATGGACTGTAAGTAAtcgacaatatatatatatagatgaattaTCTTATAAATACACAAAATAAGGACCTAAAATAAGTACAcatattttcaccattgatttaaaacatgtgaaaCCCAAAACAGTGGATCCCACtaatcatttcacttaaatcaatggtcaaaaagtTATACTTATTTTAGGTCCTTATTTTGTGTATTTATAAGAGAAttcctctctatatatatatatatatattcttagaTATTGATCAAAAATTAAATGTGAAAAGAAATGTGGGCCAAATGATGCTTAATTGCATGTGATGGAATGGTGGCTATTGGCTTTTGTCAAGAGTGGCAAAAGCCATGATTTTTGGAGTTTCTCTGGTTATCTCTAACGACACCCATGATTTTTGGAGTTTCCACGTAAATGTTTGTGTTGTGATTGTGTCTTTATTCTCCATTTCAAATTCTCTTTGGTTCGTTGATATTGCTACAAAGGAGGATCTTGGGGAATTttcccaatatatatataacctaatCAGCATGCAGCAGAAATCACCAAGTCCATGTTCATGTTCCTGCTCAGCTCTATAAAGGAGACCATGTGTTCAATGCtgaataattaattaagcaaGATTCGCCAAGCCGGACCCCTACGCACCCTACCTGAAAGTGACAAAACCACAATCTAAGATAAATAACATTAATCCAACAAAAGTACTCTCATTGTCATTGAGGACCAGGTCCGGCCCCTACTCAAAACACACATTAATACTTAAAAGGAAAATCTATCCACTGAGTTTTCAGCTCCAGAAATAAGTATTGCTCAATAAAACCCATGTATACTGCAACTGCACGTAGTGAACAGAAAAGGATTGGCCCATATGATGTCTAGCTTGCTGCTTGTGGAACCGACTGCTAAATCAGATCTCAGAAGTCAGTGAAGtcgtaaaaaaaaagaggacagTTGAAAACTTTTAATGGATGAGAGGATACGTACACATGCATCATGGACTTTCCATATGTCCCCATCAACCTTGTATCCTTTGTTTCGATTCCGTAGGTTGAAGTAGAATGCTAGGTTGGAGGATGTGAAAATGTGTGTTGTTTGTAACCAACTCTGCACGCTTCAGAGGATGTTTTTGATAGTGTTTGTaggttaaaaaaaacaaataaccCATCAAAGACACGGTCAATATGAATTACGCCTTACCTAATAAATTTCGTCCCACGCGTATCAGAAAATTGCAATGTCATCAGCTCGTGGGATGGGTAAAGAAATTTGTTGGATATGAGAATCCCTTGCGTTTGGTAAGAGTTGATCTTGATAACTTATCACCCATCTAACAACTtctttgatttgagtttgataGTGTTTGTAGTTGATTATGAGAAGCATATCTCGATCATAAATTTTCTTGCTCTGTCCATATGAAATGTTGTCCATAAAGAGCAAGAACAGCCCAGGCCATTACTACCAAGGCCCAACACAAATGAGTATCTCAGTAAATAAGCCCATTTAGTTTGAACTCTACTAGCTACCGTTGCCTCAACGGTCCATTATTGTCAGTGTCCTTCTCTGTACAAAACTACAGCTCTAGTCACTTTCACTTTAACACTACAGCTGTAGTCACTTTCACTTTAACGTCTCTTTATctttatagatatatatttagGTTGTAATTCTATTGGCAGGTCAATAAAAATCATTTCCTCTAACATtattatggtatcggagccttttCAAACTCCAACgagttagtgtttttttttttttttttttttcttctcttcttctatgGCCACTTCTCCTCCTCACACCGCCATTACCGTACCTGTTTTGGGACAGTCAACCACTGTCTCTGTTCATGCACTTTCAGTCCTTCCTCTCAAACTTACATCCACTAACTTTCCGTCATGGCGTTTTCAATTTATGTCTCTTCTCAAAGCATATGGGCTAATGGGTTATGTGGATGGTAAAACTCCCTCTCCTCCTCTACCAACTGATGATGAAATCGATAAAGATAAAATCACAAAATACCATCACTGGCAGAGTCAAGATCAGTTTATTCTGCTTGCTATTGCTGGTTCTATTGACGGTGCTGTACTTCCCCTTGTGGGTGAAGTCTCTTCAAGTGCGGCTGCCTGGAACAGAGTACACCATCTCTTTGCAAATACTTCTCGTTCCAGATTAATCCAACTCAAGTCGCAACTTTCTCGATGCCACAAAGGATCAAAAACCATGGCTGATTTCCTGCAGGAAGTTAAAGCCCTTGCAGATGAACTTGCCATTGCTGGGCAACCTGTACCTTCTGATGACCTTACACTCTACATTCTTGATGGACTTAGTGAAGAATATCTCGGTATTGTGGGCTCTATACGCACACGTGAGACACCTTTTTCGTTTGAAGAACTAAAAGACATTCTACTGGCTCAAGAGGCATTCATTACTCGTCTCACTACACCTCCTGTGATCCAACCTGTTACTGCTCAGTATCACCAGAAGCAATCAGTCCCACACACTCAAGGAAGAGGATATCAGAATCAATGGCAGAATTCCAGAAATTCAAATTGGACTAGTGATCGTTCATCTTATCAGTTTGGCGGTCGCGGGCGTGGCCGAGGCAGAGGACCACCACGAGTGGTGTGTCAGTTATGCGAGAAACCTGGTCATCCGGCCAACAAGTGCAGAAAACTCAAATATTTTGCACACAATGCACCACCACAAGTGAATTATGCCTCTTCCTCTGCTCCCAGCACAAATCCTCCTCATCTACAAAACTGGCTTTTGGACTCTGGGGCAAGTCATACAATGACTTCAGATCTAAATAATTTCACTCACCATTCTGAGTACTCTGGAACAGATGAAGTTACCATCGGAGATGGGACAGGTTTGCCAATCACACGTCAAGGCACTATTCAACTTCACACACAAACACGTCCACTTACACTTAATAATGTTTTATGTGTGCCGTTACttcataaaaatttattatcagTACATGACTTTACAAAACAGAATAACACatatattgaattttttccGTTTCACTGTGTTGTCAAGGATCAGGCTTCCGGCAAAACAATAACCATGGGTCGCTGCATTGATGGTCTCTATCACCTTGATCAAAAGCCTATCACATGTCTCACAGCCTCTTTACCTCATCCTGGAATCAAAACAAGTCTCACTGGGTGGCATCTCCGCTTGGGTCATCCATCTTCTAAATTGTTGTCCACTGTACTTCATTCAAATCACCTTCCATGTAACTCCAGTGGCACTACTTCTATTGCTCCATGTATCTCCTGCACTCTTAACAAAATGCATCAGTTACCTTTTGGATCTTCCTCTGTCACAAGCAACTCTCCTCTTGACATAATCTATAGTGATGTTTGGGGACCCTCCCCCACACCCTCCATCGATGGTTATCACTACTATGTAATTTTTGTCGATCATTACACTCGTTATACTTGGCTTTATCCACTAAAATTGAAATCTGATGTATACAATATTTTCATTCAGTTTCGAACCTtgattgaaaaacaatttcagcTGCCTATTCGAAACCTTTACACTGATAACGGTGGTGAATTTCTCAAACTCAAACCTTATCTTCTCCATGAAGGCATTAGCTGGCTTACCTCTCCACCTCACACTCCACAACATG
Protein-coding regions in this window:
- the LOC120016348 gene encoding uncharacterized protein LOC120016348 — translated: MKAKSSSIGGSKRRFSCKARLGEFLREGRGRLYIIRRCVVMLLRWHD